A single Phragmites australis chromosome 4, lpPhrAust1.1, whole genome shotgun sequence DNA region contains:
- the LOC133914165 gene encoding probable transmembrane ascorbate ferrireductase 3, which produces MAHGIIGSYHHSVVVSRVAMLAHVLFLTTAVLMLVWLLHYRGGINIQSENPNQIFNVHPFVMSWGFILLIGEAILAYSTIPMDHRTQKMAHMLIHLVGLILGIFGVYAAFKFHDVAVAPDLVSLHSWLGITTVSLFGLQWLLGFVTFWLPGAHERTRAAAAPAHVMAGLAIFLLAVCAAQTGLVEKSAGAASTGETKLINATGIFILLYAVAVVSAVALRKAFL; this is translated from the exons ATGGCGCACGGGATCATCGGAAGCTACCACCACTCCGTCGTGGTGTCGCGCGTGGCCATGCTCGCACACGTGCTGTTCCTGACCACCGCCGTCCTCATGCTCGTCTGGCTGCTGCACTACCGGGGCGGCATCAACATACAGTCCGAGAACCCCAACCAGATTTTCAAT GTCCATCCATTTGTGATGTCCTGGGGTTTCATTCTTCTTATTGGAGAAG CCATCCTGGCGTACTCGACGATCCCGATGGACCACCGGACGCAGAAAATGGCGCACATGCTGATCCACCTGGTGGGTCTGATCCTGGGCATCTTCGGCGTGTACGCGGCGTTCAAGTTCCACGACGTGGCTGTGGCGCCGGACCTCGTGAGCCTCCACTCGTGGCTCGGCATCACCACCGTCTCCCTCTTCGGCCTGCAGTGGCTGCTCGGCTTCGTCACCTTCTGGCTGCCAGGCGCGCACGAGCGGacccgcgccgccgcggcgcccgcGCACGTCATGGCCGGGCTCGCCATCTTCCTGCTGGCCGTGTGCGCGGCGCAGACGGGGCTCGTGGAGAAGAGCGCCGGGGCCGCCTCCACCGGCGAGACCAAGCTCATCAATGCCACGGGGATATTCATCCTCCTCTACGCGGTCGCCGTCGTCTCAGCCGTCGCGCTGCGCAAGGCGTTCTTGTAG
- the LOC133915584 gene encoding receptor protein kinase TMK1-like yields MPSPTASTVRRRRRERSGGGGLWCAPVLLALVLAVDAAAETSASDAAAMRAVAKALGADKALGWDIAGDPCSPKPWDRVSCNSAGRVTAIQVGGYKLTGTLAPEVRNLTALIRLEVHSNSLTGPLPSLAGLSELQVLLAHNNSFTSIPADFFSGLTAIAGVDIDDNPLAPWTLPADLAYCSSLNNFSANNANVSGTLPDFFSSAMPSLQRLHLAYNLLSGPVPASLAGASLLSLWLNNQARDSPFNGSISFITNMTSLEELWLQSNAFTGPLPDFAGFVNLQDLQLRDNQFTGPVPDSLVKLKTLKKVTLTNNLLQGPMPKFADSDGVTVDMMAEGERLCLPNAGEPCDPRVSLLLEVAAGFMYPVKLADNWKGNDPCINNFLGVSCDTKGNIITLNFKMMGLSGSISPAIGKIVSLQKLILANNNITGTVPKEVAVLPALSEVDLSNNNLYGKVPTFAAKNVLVKTDGNPNIGKDAPAPTAGSGGTSSNIPSGERGSGNNGGSSSSSVGVIAGSVVGVVAGLGVVAALGFYCYKRKHKPFGRVQSPHAMVIHPRHSGSDDMIKITVAGGNTNGGAHASETYSQASSGPRDIHVVESGNMVISIQVLRNVTNNFSADNILGRGGFGTVYKGELHDGTKIAVKRMEAGVMGNKGLNEFKSEIAVLTKVRHRNLVSLLGYCLDGNERILVYEYMPQGTLSEHLFEWTQNNLRPLEWKKRLIIALDVARGVEYLHSLAQQTFIHRDLKPSNILLGDDMKAKVADFGLVRLAPADGKCVSVETRLAGTFGYLAPEYAVTGRVTTKADVFSFGVILMELITGRKALDETQPEDSMHLVTWFRRMQLNKDTFWKAIDPVIDLDEETFASVSTVAELAGHCCAREPHQRPDMGHAVNVLSTLSDVWKPSDPDSDDSYGIDLDMTLPQALKKWQAFEDSSHFDGATSSFVASLDNTQTSIPTRPSGFAESFTSADGR; encoded by the exons ATGCCGTCTCCCACCGCCTCCAccgtgcggcggcggcgacgcgagCGCAGCGGGGGCGGCGGACTCTGGTGCGCGCCCGTGCTCCTGGCCCTGGTTCTCGCCGTagacgcggcggcggagacTTCGGCGTCCGACGCGGCGGCGATGCGGGCGGTGGCGAAGGCGCTGGGCGCGGACAAGGCGCTAGGCTGGGACATCGCCGGCGACCCCTGCTCGCCGAAGCCGTGGGACAGGGTGTCCTGCAACTCGGCGGGCCGCGTCACCGCGATTCAGGTCGGGGGATACAAACTGACGGGGACCCTGGCGCCGGAGGTGCGCAACCTCACCGCGCTCATCCGCCTCGAGGTCCACTCCAACTCGCTCACCGGCCCGCTGCCCTCACTCGCGGGGCTTTCCGAGCTCCAGGTTCTCCTGGCCCACAACAACAGCTTCACCTCCATCCCGGCGGACTTCTTCAGCGGGCTCACCGCGATCGCTGGCGTCGACATCGACGACAACCCGCTCGCGCCGTGGACGCTCCCCGCCGACCTTGCTTACTGCTCCTCCCTCAACAACTTCTCCGCAAACAACGCCAACGTCTCCGGCACGCTCCCGGACTTCTTCAGCAGCGCGATGCCGTCGCTTCAGCGGCTGCATCTGGCCTACAACCTGCTGTCCGGGCCCGTGCCGGCGTCTCTGGCCGGCGCATCGCTGCTGTCGCTCTGGCTCAATAACCAAGCCAGGGACAGCCCGTTCAATGGATCGATTAGCTTTATCACCAACATGACGTCTCTGGAGGAGCTGTGGCTGCAATCTAACGCCTTCACCGGGCCCTTACCGGACTTTGCGGGGTTTGTTAATCTTCAGGATTTGCAGCTTCGCGACAACCAGTTCACCGGGCCGGTGCCGGACAGTCTTGTCAagttgaagactttgaagaaggtGACCCTGACAAATAATTTGCTGCAGGGGCCGATGCCCAAGTTTGCTGATAGTGATGGGGTGACGGTGGACATGATGGCAGAAGGAGAGCGGTTATGCTTGCCGAATGCTGGAGAGCCGTGTGATCCCCGTGTCAGCCTGCTGCTCGAGGTGGCTGCTGGGTTCATGTACCCGGTGAAGCTTGCAGACAATTGGAAGGGGAATGATCCGTGTATTAATAATTTCCTTGGTGTTTCATGCGACACAAAGGGTAACATTATAACGCTGAATTTTAAAATGATGGGCCTCAGCGGGAGCATCTCACCGGCCATTGGGAAGATTGTGTCGCTGCAGAAGCTGATTCTTGCTAATAACAACATTACTGGAACGGTGCCGAAGGAGGTTGCCGTGTTGCCTGCACTGAGCGAGGTTGATCTATCAAATAACAATCTTTATGGGAAAGTACCTACCTTTGCTGCCAAGAATGTTCTGGTGAAAACTGATGGCAACCCAAACATTGGCAAGGATGCTCCTGCTCCAACAGCAGGATCAGGTGGTACCAGCAGCAACATTCCATCTGGTGAAAGAGGCAGTGGAAACAATGGGGGATCCTCTTCATCTTCTGTTGGGGTCATTGCAGGCTCAGTGGTTGGTGTGGTTGCTGGACTAGGCGTTGTTGCTGCATTAGGATTCTATTGCTACAAGAGAAAGCACAAGCCTTTCGGAAGGGTGCAGAGTCCGCATGCAATGGTCATCCATCCCCGGCACTCAGGGTCAGATGACATGATTAAAATCACAGTTGCAGGGGGGAATACTAATGGTGGTGCTCATGCAAGCGAGACATATAGCCAAGCGAGCAGTGGTCCACGGGACATTCACGTTGTTGAAAGTGGAAATATGGTCATTTCAATCCAAGTTCTCCGCAATGTGACCAACAACTTCAGTGCGGACAACATCCTTGGTCGAGGCGGGTTTGGCACCGTTTACAAGGGTGAGCTTCATGACGGCACAAAGATTGCCGTGAAGCGAATGGAGGCTGGTGTGATGGGTAACAAGGGACTAAATGAGTTCAAATCAGAAATTGCTGTGCTGACCAAGGTCCGTCACCGGAACCTTGTGTCACTGCTTGGCTATTGCCTTGATGGCAATGAGAGGATTCTTGTGTATGAGTACATGCCACAAGGGACACTGAGTGAACACCTTTTTGAGTGGACACAAAACAATCTGCGGCCATTGGAATGGAAGAAGCGGCTGATCATTGCACTTGATGTTGCAAGGGGTGTCGAGTACCTGCACAGCCTTGCCCAGCAGACCTTCATTCACAGAGACTTGAAACCATCAAACATACTTCTTGGTGACGACATGAAGGCAAAGGTGGCGGACTTTGGATTGGTCAGGCTTGCACCAGCCGATGGGAAGTGTGTCTCAGTGGAGACAAGACTTGCTGGCACGTTTGGGTACCTTGCCCCAGAGTATGCTG TTACTGGACGAGTAACCACAAAAGCTGATGTCTTCAGCTTTGGTGTCATCTTGATGGAACTGATCACTGGGCGCAAGGCACTTGATGAGACTCAGCCTGAGGATAGCATGCACTTAGTTACATGGTTCCGGAGAATGCAGCTCAACAAGGACACTTTCTGGAAAGCAATCGACCCAGTTATTGACCTTGACGAGGAGACATTTGCTAGTGTGAGCACTGTTGCAGAGCTTGCTGGTCACTGCTGCGCTAGGGAACCACACCAGAGGCCGGACATGGGCCATGCTGTCAATGTGCTCTCGACTCTTTCAGATGTGTGGAAACCATCGGATCCAGACTCCGATGACAGCTATGGTATTGACCTGGACATGACGCTGCCTCAGGCACTGAAGAAATGGCAGGCCTTTGAGGATAGCAGCCATTTTGATGGCGCGACCTCTTCATTCGTTGCGAGCTTGGATAACACTCAGACAAGCATCCCCACAAGGCCTTCAGGATTTGCAGAGTCATTCACCTCCGCTGATGGAAGATAG